A single Rutidosis leptorrhynchoides isolate AG116_Rl617_1_P2 unplaced genomic scaffold, CSIRO_AGI_Rlap_v1 contig321, whole genome shotgun sequence DNA region contains:
- the LOC139882879 gene encoding cuscuta receptor 1-like, whose product MDMLFFNIKKKRKKKRKSMELRAILWVMVVMMLVIGKEWKSINGCLDHERIALLQLPPLFNNSHNLLDWGEKSNCCEWERVVCENSTKRVIELHISNLRDYSLTEEWYVNLTMFLPFQKLQFLSLSGNNIAGFVQDKGFESGRSKLSNLEFLDLSANNLNNSVLTFLRALPSLIFLGLRYNGLGGTVHIQDTLVNLEELDISRNSIKEFVAPNDDKSLSNLKVLSMEGVGTDKIKLLQSMGSLLFLKTLNLRTNIFNKTATTLRLHNLPNVEELVLDDSTVHTSIFQSLDGLTSLKNLSLVGTQFNGKFAAGDLPNFKNLEVLNMSYSSILNTDEFLQSIDMNALKILVLRSSGLNGIMSVAKGLCRLRRLEVLDLSNNDLVGNLPKCLSNLTYLRTLDLSYNQFTEDLAESPIISLTSIQELSLLENNFKIPISLGPFFNFTGLKIFRGDNNSIYDDDLELARSLFPKFQLNTISLSGYYANVGPAFPKFLYYQHDLEHVSIYNVSMKGEFPHWLLKNNTRLKVLDLGSNSLSRFPNFSNDYKSYLELLDLSNNLIYGDIPMDFGAYFQNLKDLSMASNQIRGKIPPSVGDMSALEIMDLSDNKLFGEIPKLLGIGCLALHTLVLSGNSLEGDLLFPDLNLTELRSLRLDGNKFSGKIPDSLTNSPFLAILDLSKNNFSGHIPKWMGSMTSLVDLRLQNNNLEGQIPVEFCQLQNLEILDLSENSISGSIPSCFSPPGLLMVRLSKNKLQGTLTNAFSSSPALLLIDLSNNRLTGSFPDWIGGLFELSYLLLNDNYFGGELPYTFCMLDQLSLINLSQNNFTGTIPDCLYISPGGGIYFPIDKGSVEFPTKRMSYNYGGELLYMMSGIDLSCNNFLGHIPPNIGNLTEIHALNLSHNNLSGPIPATFGNLKQVESLDLSNNLLIGNIPPMLGGLSSLAIFSVANNNLSGQVPTTPHFTTFNESSFQGNPLLCGKPLPRSCLSRPAMPRALDNSTEEDGGFMDMRYFYGSLIATYGITLLGFVMVLLINPYWRQLLFYHIEKWTTSSYYFFVDSFHKMLVFLWKPMS is encoded by the exons ATGGACATGCTTTTTTTCAACATtaagaagaaaagaaagaagaaaagaaaaagtatGGAGTTAAGAGCAATATTATGGGTAATGGTGGTAATGATGTTAGTAATAGGAAAAGAATGGAAGTCTATTAATGGGTGTTTGGATCACGAGAGAATTGCTCTCTTGCAACTCCCACCACTTTTTAACAACTCTCACAACCTATTAGATTGGGGGGAGAAATCAAATTGTTGTGAATGGGAGCGTGTCGTATGCGAAAACTCCACAAAGAGAGTCATCGAACTTCATATTTCTAACTTAAGAGACTATAGTTTGACAGAAGAGTGGTATGTGAACCTCACTATGTTTCTACCATTTCAGAAACTCCAATTTCTCTCTCTCAGTGGCAATAACATAGCAGGTTTTGTTCAAGATAAAG GATTTGAAAGCGGCCGGTCAAAATTGAGCAACTTGGAGTTTCTCGATTTATCCGCAAACAACTTGAACAACAGTGTACTGACATTCCTAAGGGCTCTACCATCTTTAATATTCTTAGGGTTACGTTATAATGGACTTGGCGGGACAGTTCACATCCAAG ATACTCTGGTGAACTTGGAGGAGTTAGACATCAGCCGTAATTCGATCAAGGAATTTGTGGCGCCCAACG ATGATAAAAGTTTGTCCAATTTAAAGGTTCTTTCTATGGAGGGAGTTGGGACTGACAAAATCAAGCTCCTGCAGTCAATGGGTTCACTCCTATTCCTGAAGACACTGAACCTTCGAACTAATATTTTCAACAAAACTGCGACAACACTGA GGCTGCATAATTTACCGAATGTGGAAGAGTTGGTCCTAGATGATTCAACAGTCCATACAAGCATTTTTCAGAGTTTGGATGGATTGACTTCACTTAAAAACTTAAGTTTGGTTGGCACTCAGTTCAATGGGAAATTTGCTGCTGGGG ACTTGCCTAATTTCAAGAATCTTGAAGTTTTAAACATGTCATACAGTAGTATTCTCAACACTGACGAGTTCCTCCAAAGTATTGACATGAATGCTCTCAAAATTCTAGTTTTACGTTCTTCAGGACTAAATGGCATTATGTCAGTTGCAAAAG GTTTGTGCCGATTACGACGTCTGGAAGTGTTGGATCTCAGCAATAACGATCTTGTGGGCAACTTGCCTAAATGTTTATCCAATCTGACATATCTTCGAACATTAGATCTCTCTTATAATCAATTTACCGAAGATTTAGCTGAGTCTCCCATTATAAGTTTGACATCAATCCAAGAGCTCTCCCTTTTAGAGAATAACTTTAAGATTCCAATCTCGTTGGGACCATTTTTCAACTTTACGGGACTTAAGATTTTTAGAGGAGACAACAATTCTATATATGATGACGACTTGGAGCTGGCCCGATCTTTGTTCCCAAAGTTCCAATTAAATACAATCTCTTTGTCAGGATATTATGCAAACGTTGGACCAGCATTTCCCAAATTTCTTTACTATCAACATGATCTGGAACATGTTTCTATTTATAATGTTAGCATGAAAGGAGAGTTTCCGCATTGGCTGTTAAAAAACAACACCAGACTCAAGGTGCTTGATTTAGGGAGCAACTCTCTTTCAAGATTTCCGAACTTCTCAAATGACTATAAATCATATTTGGAGTTATTAGATTTATCTAATAACTTAATTTATGGAGATATTCCTATGGATTTTGGAGCTTACTTTCAAAATTTAAAAGATTTAAGCATGGCGTCCAATCAAATCCGTGGAAAAATTCCACCTTCAGTTGGTGACATGAGCGCTCTTGAAATCATGGACTTATCCGATAACAAATTGTTTGGAGAAATTCCGAAACTCTTAGGCATTGGTTGCTTAGCACTTCACACGCTTGTATTGTCAGGAAATAGCTTGGAAGGTGATCTACTATTTCCAGATTTGAACTTGACAGAATTGCGGAGTTTGCGACTGGATGGGAATAAATTCAGTGGAAAGATACCGGACAGTTTGACTAACTCACCTTTCCTAGCTATCTTAGATCTAAGCAAGAATAATTTTTCAGGTCATATACCAAAGTGGATGGGAAGTATGACAAGTTTAGTTGATTTAAGATTGCAAAATAATAATCTAGAAGGTCAAATTCCTGTTGAGTTTTGTCAGCTACAAAATCTTGAAATTCTTGATCTTTCAGAGAATAGTATCTCCGGGAGCATACCGTCTTGCTTCAGCCCTCCAGGCCTACTAATGGTACGTTTGTCGAAAAACAAGCTACAAGGAACCTTAACAAATGCATTCAGTAGTTCTCCCGCTCTATTGTTGATAGATCTCAGCAACAATCGGTTAACAGGAAGTTTTCCAGATTGGATAGGTGGCCTTTTTGAATTAAGTTATCTTTTGTTGAATGATAACTATTTTGGCGGCGAACTCCCGTATACATTTTGCATGCTGGATCAGTTAAGTTTGATTAACTTATCTCAGAATAATTTCACCGGAACTATTCCTGATTGCTTGTACATCAGTCCTGGAGGAGGTATCTATTTTCCTATAGATAAAGGTAGTGTAGAATTTCCCACGAAAAGAATGTCCTACAATTATGGAGGAGAACTTCTATATATGATGTCTGGGATTGACCTATCTTGTAATAATTTTCTAGGTCATATTCCGCCTAATATTGGAAATCTTACCGAAATCCATGCTCTAAACCTGTCGCACAATAATCTGTCAGGACCAATACCAGCAACATTTGGGAACCTCAAGCAAGTTGAGAGCCTAGATCTATCCAACAACCTCTTGATTGGGAATATCCCTCCCATGCTTGGTGGTCTATCTTCTTTAGCCATCTTTAGCGTGGCAAACAACAACTTATCGGGACAAGTACCAACAACACCACATTTTACAACATTTAATGAAAGCAGCTTCCAAGGAAATCCTCTCCTTTGTGGGAAGCCGTTGCCGAGAAGTTGCCTATCTAGACCAGCCATGCCAAGAGCACTAGATAATAGCACCGAAGAAGATGGTGGTTTCATGGACATGCGATACTTTTATGGGAGTCTCATAGCAACTTACGGAATCACGCTCCTAGGATTTGTCATGGTTCTTTTGATAAATCCTTATTGGCGCCAGTTGTTGTTCTATCATATTGAAAAATGGACGACTTCTTCCTACTATTTCTTTGTAGACAGTTTCCATAAGATGTTAGTATTTCTTTGGAAACCGATGTCATAG